In a genomic window of Azotosporobacter soli:
- the deoC gene encoding deoxyribose-phosphate aldolase has translation MDLAAYIDHTVLKPDATSEDVRILCSEAKEHQFAAVCVNPCFVDLAAHLLKGSNVKVATVIGFPLGANLSSVKAFETEQAVLQKADEIDMVINLGAAKLGLWEAVQADIEAVVTAADGRTVKVIVETGLLNKSEKRRVCETVLASGAHFIKTSTGFGPGGATVEDVALFKSIVGDRIGIKASGGVRSKEDAERMIAAGATRIGTSGGVKIVSG, from the coding sequence ATGGATTTGGCGGCTTATATCGATCATACGGTATTGAAACCGGATGCGACGAGTGAGGATGTGCGCATATTGTGCAGCGAGGCGAAAGAGCATCAGTTTGCCGCTGTATGCGTCAACCCTTGTTTTGTCGATCTGGCGGCGCATTTATTAAAAGGCAGCAACGTTAAGGTGGCGACGGTCATCGGCTTTCCGCTCGGCGCGAACTTGAGCAGCGTCAAGGCTTTCGAAACCGAACAGGCCGTTTTGCAAAAAGCCGATGAAATCGATATGGTGATCAATCTCGGTGCTGCGAAACTGGGCCTCTGGGAAGCGGTGCAGGCCGATATCGAGGCGGTCGTTACAGCCGCAGACGGCAGGACCGTTAAGGTGATCGTCGAGACCGGGCTTTTGAACAAGAGCGAAAAAAGACGGGTCTGTGAAACGGTTCTAGCAAGCGGCGCGCATTTCATCAAGACGTCGACCGGCTTCGGGCCGGGCGGTGCGACGGTAGAAGATGTGGCCTTATTCAAATCGATCGTCGGCGACCGGATCGGGATCAAAGCATCCGGCGGCGTGCGCAGCAAAGAAGATGCCGAAAGAATGATTGCCGCCGGTGCAACGCGGATCGGGACAAGCGGCGGCGTGAAGATCGTCAGCGGCTGA
- a CDS encoding response regulator transcription factor encodes MKVLLVEDDCKLLDALSHLLKETGYVVDSAADGEAGSEMAAMGVYDVIVLDRMLPKLDGLSLLKEIRERGVDTPILLLTALDAPEQRVEGLHAGADDYLIKPFFAAELIARLKNLTRRSHKGLVNDAITVGSLTLEPLRSQVVKGRDTFQLTTKEMLLLELLMINAGQVVTRECIMAKIWGYNSDCDFASIDVYIHFLRKKLNVSNIRTVRGIGYCLQEDCHVP; translated from the coding sequence ATGAAAGTTTTGTTGGTTGAGGATGATTGCAAACTTCTCGATGCACTGTCACACCTGCTGAAAGAAACCGGCTATGTCGTCGATAGCGCGGCGGATGGCGAGGCGGGAAGCGAAATGGCGGCGATGGGAGTGTATGACGTCATCGTTCTTGACCGGATGCTGCCGAAACTGGACGGTCTTTCTTTGTTGAAAGAGATTCGCGAGCGGGGCGTCGATACGCCGATTTTGCTTCTGACTGCGCTGGATGCGCCGGAGCAAAGGGTGGAAGGCCTGCATGCGGGCGCGGATGATTATCTGATCAAGCCGTTTTTTGCCGCAGAGTTGATCGCGCGGCTGAAGAATTTGACCCGCCGGAGCCATAAGGGGCTGGTGAATGACGCGATCACGGTCGGCTCGTTGACGCTCGAGCCATTGCGCAGCCAAGTGGTAAAGGGGCGGGATACGTTTCAATTGACGACCAAAGAAATGCTGCTCTTGGAACTCTTGATGATCAATGCAGGGCAAGTCGTGACGCGCGAATGTATTATGGCCAAGATCTGGGGTTATAATTCGGATTGCGATTTTGCCAGCATCGATGTCTACATCCATTTTTTACGCAAGAAATTGAATGTTTCCAATATCCGTACGGTGCGCGGCATCGGTTATTGTTTGCAGGAGGATTGCCATGTTCCATAA
- a CDS encoding HAMP domain-containing sensor histidine kinase, producing the protein MFHKLRLKLTLVNASLMLLLFALLIGGAYGLSQVDANAREEHIGERIIADIRAGRLQEVPLPPVFLPGGEGPPPKGRFFAPPPPPNSRIFFVKVSTAGEILFQSNGQPFSQAQLAALVENVFNAKENKGMLAWGDGDYFYQKEPPKDGEAGILLFHDLSQAKHMQRTVMTALLVVGVICALLSFGASFFLANRAMLPIKNAWQQQKDFLSDVSHELRTPLAIIQTNLEIVRQKPCVTVAEQDKWLENIQTECVSMAKMVDSLLFLARSDAQQQQLIKQRFALHGLVIQVVASFQAMALAKGVTLSAEAEEAIVGYGDEMQIRQAITILLDNALRHTSSGGRVDVSLTRSGKRAVITVADSGEGIEAAYLEKIFDRFYQVDKARSNGGSAGLGLAIAKCISESHGGGIDVSSVVGNGATFTLWLPLEAAIRCNEKK; encoded by the coding sequence ATGTTCCATAAACTGCGTCTTAAGCTTACGTTGGTCAACGCGTCGCTGATGCTGCTTTTATTCGCGCTTTTGATCGGCGGCGCGTACGGGTTATCTCAAGTTGATGCGAATGCGCGTGAAGAACATATCGGTGAGAGGATCATCGCCGACATACGGGCGGGGCGGCTGCAAGAAGTGCCGCTGCCGCCCGTTTTCCTGCCGGGCGGCGAAGGGCCGCCGCCCAAAGGACGTTTTTTTGCGCCTCCGCCGCCGCCGAATTCAAGGATTTTCTTCGTGAAGGTAAGCACTGCAGGAGAAATCCTCTTCCAGTCGAACGGCCAGCCGTTTTCGCAAGCGCAATTGGCGGCGCTTGTGGAAAATGTTTTTAATGCGAAAGAAAACAAAGGCATGTTGGCATGGGGTGACGGTGATTACTTCTATCAGAAAGAGCCGCCCAAGGACGGCGAAGCGGGAATCCTGCTCTTTCACGACCTGTCACAGGCCAAGCACATGCAGCGGACGGTGATGACGGCGCTTTTGGTCGTCGGCGTCATCTGCGCGCTCTTGTCGTTCGGCGCCAGTTTTTTTCTTGCCAACCGGGCGATGCTGCCAATCAAGAACGCCTGGCAACAGCAAAAGGATTTTCTTTCCGATGTTTCGCATGAACTGCGCACGCCGCTCGCCATCATTCAGACCAATCTCGAGATTGTGCGGCAAAAGCCGTGCGTTACGGTGGCCGAGCAGGACAAATGGCTGGAGAATATCCAGACAGAATGCGTCAGCATGGCAAAAATGGTGGACTCGTTGCTTTTTTTGGCGCGCTCGGATGCGCAGCAGCAGCAGCTTATAAAACAGCGTTTTGCGCTGCATGGCCTGGTCATACAAGTGGTCGCGTCGTTTCAGGCAATGGCGCTTGCTAAAGGCGTGACGCTTAGCGCTGAGGCGGAGGAAGCGATTGTCGGCTATGGCGATGAAATGCAGATCAGACAGGCGATCACCATCCTGCTCGATAACGCGCTGCGCCATACGTCAAGCGGCGGACGGGTCGACGTTTCGCTCACGCGAAGCGGCAAACGCGCGGTGATAACGGTGGCTGATTCCGGCGAAGGGATTGAGGCGGCGTATCTGGAAAAGATCTTTGACCGCTTCTACCAGGTCGATAAGGCGCGCAGCAACGGCGGCAGCGCGGGGCTGGGCCTGGCGATTGCCAAATGCATCAGCGAAAGCCATGGCGGAGGTATCGATGTGAGCAGCGTGGTGGGAAACGGTGCGACCTTTACGCTTTGGCTGCCGCTTGAAGCGGCGATACGTTGCAATGAGAAAAAGTGA